Proteins from one Bacteroides mediterraneensis genomic window:
- a CDS encoding DNA cytosine methyltransferase produces MAKKKGHTVIDLFAGCGGLSLGLYQAGWNGLFAIEKNPFAFETLKANLINKKKHFNWPKWLPQTPHDINEVLENYKIELKGLRGKVDLVAGGPPCQGFSMAGKRVEEDIRNNLVFSYIKFIDLVRPKIILFENVKGFTYAFDKKKNEEAIPYSQKVIDGLKMLGYNVKSNIIDFSKFGIPQRRNRFILIGIQKSLGSPDQFEEMLESHKNKFLKSKGLTASTTLKEAISDLLQSNGEIPTPDRKGFKSGIYGAEESYYQKLLRTDYAETHNIPDSHSFAKHSSEKLECFKKLLANCGVRGKRIDGDERKKWNIKQRSITILDADSISPTITGHPDDYLHYCEPRIMTVRECARIQSFPDWYEIKEKYTTGGEMRKIEVPRYTQIGNAIPPLFAELAGIVLKKWI; encoded by the coding sequence ATGGCAAAAAAAAAAGGACATACAGTAATTGATTTATTCGCAGGATGTGGAGGACTCTCACTTGGGCTATATCAAGCTGGGTGGAATGGACTTTTTGCCATTGAGAAGAATCCTTTTGCCTTTGAAACATTAAAGGCAAATTTAATAAATAAGAAAAAACATTTTAATTGGCCTAAATGGCTTCCTCAAACACCTCATGATATCAATGAGGTGTTAGAAAATTACAAGATTGAATTAAAAGGACTGAGAGGAAAAGTCGATTTAGTAGCAGGAGGACCTCCTTGTCAAGGATTTTCCATGGCAGGAAAGAGAGTTGAAGAGGATATTCGTAATAATCTCGTCTTCTCTTACATTAAATTTATTGATTTAGTCAGACCTAAAATTATTTTATTTGAGAATGTAAAAGGCTTCACTTATGCATTTGATAAAAAAAAGAATGAAGAGGCAATACCTTATTCCCAAAAAGTAATAGACGGCCTTAAGATGTTAGGATATAATGTAAAGTCCAATATTATAGATTTTTCAAAATTTGGAATACCTCAAAGACGAAATAGGTTTATTTTGATTGGCATTCAGAAGTCACTAGGTTCTCCAGATCAATTTGAAGAGATGTTAGAATCTCACAAAAATAAATTTCTAAAATCAAAGGGACTAACAGCAAGCACGACTCTTAAAGAAGCTATTTCTGATTTGTTACAATCTAATGGGGAAATTCCGACCCCAGATAGAAAAGGATTTAAATCTGGCATATATGGTGCAGAAGAGTCATATTACCAAAAGCTTTTAAGGACTGATTATGCGGAAACACACAATATACCTGATAGTCATAGCTTTGCGAAACACTCCTCAGAAAAATTAGAGTGTTTTAAAAAATTATTAGCTAATTGTGGAGTTAGAGGTAAACGTATAGATGGAGATGAACGTAAAAAATGGAACATTAAACAGCGAAGTATAACCATTTTAGATGCAGATTCTATCTCACCAACTATAACAGGACATCCTGATGATTATTTACATTATTGCGAACCAAGAATCATGACTGTTCGCGAGTGTGCACGTATACAATCTTTTCCAGATTGGTATGAAATAAAAGAAAAATATACAACAGGAGGAGAAATGCGCAAAATAGAAGTTCCTCGTTATACACAAATAGGTAATGCTATTCCACCTTTGTTTGCAGAATTAGCTGGTATTGTATTAAAAAAATGGATTTAA
- a CDS encoding bacteriophage abortive infection AbiH family protein, producing the protein MKDSIENNSIENLYLIGNGFDIHHKIKCRYSDFHEWLYESNPILENRLFQVYDLHHGDLWASLETNLGEITTESILEGYVYGPMLLFISQGNNKPIALSMDEYTENVSEVGYTLKRLYDDLQVEFAKWILQLEDAIPKYKVKIEKSNTLFINFNYTQTLENVYGVQPSNILYIHGCVATNEDLIFGHNKTSEKLLKEWDENKYSEEELATLIEAANEIAVLYKDVNEIIRKNASFWKKIQNIKRIHVWGLSLSEIDVPYIKHINSIINSKDVSWEFSWYSDSDKKRIVEIITNIGITQYSLVKLEDLICITHKQLQLFDY; encoded by the coding sequence ATGAAAGATAGTATAGAAAATAACTCAATAGAGAATTTATATTTAATTGGAAATGGATTTGATATACACCATAAAATAAAATGTAGGTATTCAGATTTTCATGAATGGTTATATGAGAGTAACCCAATATTAGAAAACAGACTTTTTCAAGTTTACGATCTTCATCATGGTGACCTTTGGGCTTCGCTAGAAACTAATTTAGGAGAAATTACTACAGAATCAATATTAGAAGGATATGTCTATGGTCCGATGTTACTTTTTATTTCACAGGGCAATAATAAACCTATAGCATTAAGCATGGATGAGTATACAGAGAATGTTAGTGAAGTTGGTTATACGTTAAAGCGTTTGTATGATGATTTGCAAGTTGAATTTGCTAAATGGATACTTCAACTTGAAGATGCCATTCCAAAGTATAAGGTAAAAATTGAGAAGTCTAATACTCTATTTATTAATTTTAATTATACGCAAACATTGGAAAATGTGTATGGAGTTCAGCCATCAAATATATTGTATATTCATGGATGTGTAGCTACAAATGAGGATTTGATATTTGGTCATAATAAAACCTCTGAAAAACTATTGAAAGAATGGGACGAGAATAAATATTCAGAAGAGGAATTGGCTACTTTAATAGAAGCAGCTAATGAAATAGCTGTTTTATACAAGGATGTTAATGAGATAATTAGAAAGAATGCTTCTTTTTGGAAAAAGATTCAAAACATCAAAAGAATCCATGTATGGGGTCTTTCTTTATCTGAGATTGATGTACCTTATATCAAACATATTAATTCAATAATAAATTCAAAAGATGTATCTTGGGAGTTTAGTTGGTACTCAGACTCAGATAAAAAAAGAATTGTAGAGATAATTACTAATATAGGAATAACTCAATATTCTTTAGTAAAATTAGAGGATTTAATTTGCATCACGCATAAACAATTGCAACTGTTTGATTATTAA
- the tnpB gene encoding IS66 family insertion sequence element accessory protein TnpB (TnpB, as the term is used for proteins encoded by IS66 family insertion elements, is considered an accessory protein, since TnpC, encoded by a neighboring gene, is a DDE family transposase.): MLGLSANLNYYLFNGNVDLRKGIFRLCESIREEISLDPSDTSNVYMFMSRNRKVVKILHYERGFYVLYEKRPVMGRFKKPVFDEVSKCYRIQWSDMAYLTESIVVDKMYVSPKY; encoded by the coding sequence ATGCTTGGACTGAGTGCTAACCTGAACTATTACCTGTTCAACGGTAATGTGGATTTACGGAAAGGTATCTTCCGTCTGTGTGAGAGTATAAGGGAAGAGATATCACTCGATCCGAGTGATACATCCAATGTATATATGTTCATGTCCCGTAACCGCAAGGTCGTGAAGATACTTCATTACGAACGCGGTTTTTATGTGCTTTATGAGAAACGTCCAGTCATGGGTAGATTCAAGAAACCTGTATTTGATGAGGTCTCCAAATGCTACCGGATACAATGGTCGGATATGGCCTATCTTACGGAAAGCATAGTGGTTGACAAGATGTACGTTAGTCCGAAATATTAA
- a CDS encoding IS66 family transposase yields the protein MIDERAYELLCCQLGLANEEKAGLRKQVNELIARLKAIEESNKENSKALVDTINELSATVENYRKEMELMRKQLEAKDEVNMMLANEVSNLRLQLEDSRKHRFGRTSEQRRLLNNRNIDKSAMEKSEYDGSDKKDDNNKADGNGTGSNTSSGNVPAQNCRPSRKKETAPRAEKTRLKVDKVVVHEIEDYYQLPDGARLMNRNGMADVWEYRVIEHVRAHNVEHVYKVARVKLADGTFTSTMEHPLKNLGGIFSPELLVRLLCLKYDFSMPENRQIRLLAREGIHISNTTLNSYIHNGIAKLKEFIGDAFKEFVQRAKYLMVDETTELVGVETPEGKAYRRKYLWAFFAKHIKMVYYHYNNGSRSSDTAKSFLEYFMGTISTDGYTVYRMFDGEASKVLHIGCWTHCRRLWVDALPSDRTAMDIINPIGDMFRNEDLFRMMKLSGEQIKEKRLKLTGPILERIHHKVVMMMQDTKIMANELMRKAVNYTLNQWKSLRNILKDGSAEISNNLCEQRMKPVKLLLKNCMNIGSEAAAENSAFIFSLIESCKLNDIDPQDYLKHLFECILHGNNCDRKALLPCFYKPEC from the coding sequence ATGATTGATGAAAGAGCATACGAGTTACTTTGCTGCCAGCTGGGTCTGGCAAATGAGGAAAAGGCAGGGCTTCGCAAACAGGTAAACGAACTGATTGCGAGGCTTAAGGCTATTGAAGAATCAAACAAAGAGAACTCCAAGGCTCTGGTTGATACAATCAATGAGTTGTCCGCAACAGTCGAAAACTATCGAAAAGAAATGGAACTTATGAGAAAGCAGCTTGAGGCAAAAGACGAGGTGAACATGATGCTGGCAAATGAGGTTTCCAATCTCAGGCTTCAGCTTGAGGACAGCAGGAAACATCGTTTCGGCCGTACCTCCGAACAAAGAAGGCTGCTGAACAACCGTAACATTGACAAGTCGGCAATGGAGAAGTCCGAGTATGACGGCTCTGATAAGAAAGATGATAATAATAAGGCAGATGGTAACGGTACTGGCAGCAATACCTCTTCCGGTAACGTACCTGCACAGAACTGCAGGCCTTCAAGGAAAAAGGAAACAGCTCCCCGTGCAGAAAAGACCAGGCTGAAGGTGGATAAGGTAGTTGTTCATGAAATAGAAGATTATTACCAACTCCCGGATGGTGCAAGGCTTATGAACCGTAACGGAATGGCTGATGTGTGGGAATACAGGGTCATAGAACATGTAAGGGCTCATAATGTGGAGCATGTGTACAAGGTGGCGAGGGTAAAGCTTGCCGACGGCACTTTCACAAGCACGATGGAGCATCCGCTGAAAAACCTTGGAGGAATCTTCTCTCCTGAACTGCTTGTCCGCCTGCTTTGTCTGAAATATGACTTCAGCATGCCTGAAAATAGACAGATAAGGCTGCTTGCAAGAGAAGGTATCCATATAAGCAACACCACGCTGAACAGCTATATCCATAACGGAATCGCCAAACTAAAGGAATTTATCGGAGATGCATTCAAGGAGTTTGTACAGAGGGCAAAATACCTTATGGTTGATGAGACTACCGAACTCGTTGGAGTTGAAACACCGGAAGGTAAGGCTTACAGGAGAAAGTACTTATGGGCTTTCTTTGCAAAGCATATAAAGATGGTCTATTATCACTATAACAACGGCAGCAGGTCTTCCGATACGGCAAAGTCGTTCCTGGAATATTTTATGGGAACCATATCCACTGACGGATATACGGTTTACAGGATGTTTGACGGAGAAGCCTCAAAGGTGCTTCACATAGGATGCTGGACGCACTGCAGGAGGTTGTGGGTTGATGCCTTGCCTTCAGACAGGACGGCGATGGACATAATAAATCCTATCGGTGATATGTTCAGAAATGAAGACCTGTTCCGTATGATGAAACTCAGCGGCGAGCAGATTAAGGAAAAAAGACTTAAGCTTACGGGACCGATTCTTGAGCGTATCCATCATAAGGTGGTCATGATGATGCAGGATACCAAAATCATGGCAAACGAACTGATGAGAAAGGCCGTGAACTATACGTTAAACCAGTGGAAGTCCTTGAGAAATATCCTCAAGGACGGTTCAGCGGAAATATCCAACAATCTCTGTGAGCAAAGAATGAAACCTGTAAAGCTGCTGCTCAAGAACTGTATGAATATAGGAAGTGAGGCAGCCGCAGAAAACTCGGCATTCATCTTCTCTCTGATAGAAAGCTGCAAACTTAATGACATAGATCCTCAGGATTACCTGAAGCACTTGTTTGAATGTATTCTTCATGGTAATAACTGCGACAGGAAGGCTCTTCTGCCATGTTTTTATAAACCGGAATGTTAA